From the genome of Chryseobacterium geocarposphaerae:
GGTCGTTACAGGCGGTACTCACGGATTAGGAATGGCAATGGCAGAAGGCCTTGCTGCTGCAGGTGCTGAATTGGCGATCACAAGTACTACACCGTCAAAATTAGAGGAAGCTTTAAATTATTATCATTCCAAAGGATATAAAGCGACCGGATATATTTTTGATGTAACGGATGAGCTTGAAGCCGTTCAGAAAGTAGCTTTAATGGAAGCTACACATGGAAAAATAGACATCCTTGTCAACAACGCAGGAATCATCAAACGTATTCCGGCAATTGAGATGGAAGTGGAAGACTTTAGAAAAGTAATCGATGTGGATCTTACGGGACCTTTTATCATGTCCAAATTAGTTGGAAAATATATGATTAAAAGAAAGTCAGGAAAGATCATTAACATCTGCTCGATGATGAGTGAGCTTGGTCGTGATAATGTAGTGGCATATGCTTCTGCAAAAGGCGGTCTTAAAATGCTTACTAAAAATCTGGCTACGGAATGGGCAAAACACAATATTCAGGTGAACGGAATCGGTCCCGGATATTTTGCAACTTCTCAGACAGAACCCATAAGAGTGGATGGGCACCCATTCAACGAATTTATCATCAGCAGAACGCCGGAAGGAAGATGGGGAAATCCGGAAGACCTTGCAGGAACGGCTATTTTCTTAGCTTCGGAGGCAAGTAAGTTCATCAACGGACAGATTATTTACGTTGATGGCGGAATTCTTGCAACCATCGGAAAACCTGCTAATGAATAACAACAGAATCAGACTAGAATGAAACCTTTTATTACAGATCAATTTTTACTACAAAATAAATACGCCGAAGAATTATACTTCAATTACGCAGAAAAACAACCCATCATTGATTATCACAATCACTTGATTCCTAAAGATATAGCTGAAGACACTGTTTTCGAAAATATCTCTAAGGTTTGGATTGCAGGAGATCATTACAAATGGAGAGCGATGCGTACCATGGGCGTAAACGAAAAATTCATCACAGGAGATGCTTCAGACAAAGAAAAATTTGAAGCATGGGCAAAAACAGTTCCGTATACCTTAAGAAACCCTTTATATCACTGGACACATTTAGAATTGAAAAGATATTTCGGAATCGATGAATTGCTGAACGGAGACAATGCATCAGAAATCTACGAAAATATCTCATCTCAGCTTCAGACTCCTGAAAAATCAACAAAAGGTTTATTAAAAATGATGAACGTAGAATCTCTGTGCACAACAGAAGATCCTACAGATATTTTGAATTACCATCAGGATTTGGCGAAAAGTGACTTCTCTATTAAAGTAAGTACGGCTTTCCGTCCTGATAAAGCAATTTTAATTGAAAACCACAACTTTGCAGATTATATTTCTAAACTAGGCGAATCTGCCGGAATTGAAATTAATTCTTACCAGACGTTATGCGATGCTTTACTTAAAAGAATTGAATATTTCCATGAAAACGGATGCCGACTGTGCGACCACGGATTGAATAACATTTCTTTCGAAGAAGCCTCAGATGCTGAAGTTGAAGCTATTTTCAATGATAAAATTTCAGGGAAAGTAATCGCTGAAAAGCAGGTAAATCAATTCAAAACCGCTATTTTATTATTCTTGGGTGAAGCTTACCATAAATATGGCTGGGTTCAGCAGTTCCACTTAGGTGCTTTGAGGAATAATAACGAAAGAATGCACAGAATTCTTGGACCGGATACAGGTTGGGATTCTATCGGTGACTTCGTTCAGGCTGAAACGTTGTCTAAACTGTTAAACACGTTAGACGGAAAAGATAAATTAACAAAAACCATTTTATACAACTTAAATCCTGCCGACAACGAAATTTTCGCCACAATGATCGGGAATTTCAATGACGGAAGCATCAAAGGAAAAGTACAGTTCGGTTCAGGATGGTGGTTTTTAGACCAAAAAGACGGAATGATCAAGCAGATGAATGCCCTTTCAAACATGGGATTGATCAGCTGTTTCGTCGGAATGCTTACGGATTCCAGAAGTTTCCTTTCTTTCCCGAGACACGAATATTTCAGAAGAGTATTGTGTAATTTATTCGGTGAAGAAATGAAAAATGGTGAATTACCTGACGATATTGAGCATATTGGAAAAATAATTTCTGATATTTGTTATCATAATGCCAAAAATTATTTCGATTTTTAATTAAATAAAAACCCTCGCAAATTTTGCAGATGATTATGCTTTAACAAATATCTGCGTGATCTGTGTAATCTGCGAGAGATAAAAATAAAATTTTTAACCATTAAGGAAATTAAGAAGTTAAGCTTAATTAAGTAAAATCAAATTGATTTAAAAAGTTAAAAGCGAAGCTTGACTTAATTCTTCAAAACTCCTTAAATAAAATCTTAATGGTTAAAAAATAAGTATCTGTAATAAGAAACTTCGAGATCTTAGCTAAGTGAAACGCCTTTGCGAACTTAAAAACATTTAGTAGTCAAAAAATCTTTGCGCACTTTGCGTTTAAAAACAGATATAAATTAAGAACATTTGTAAAAAAAATGAGCAACAAAATAGTCACATTCGGAGAAGTCATCATGCGACTTTCGCCACCCGGAAACAGAACCATGAAGCAAAGCCATGAGATGGAATTCTTTTTCGGAGGAACAGAGCTTAATGTAGCGTCTTCATTGGCAACAATGGGCTGTAATGTACGACATATCAGCAGTGTTTCTGATGATTTTGTGGGCGAATCAGCATTGTCTTTCATCAAAAGTTTTGGGATTGATACTTCTTTCATCGGCAAAAACGAACATCCTTTAGGATTATACTTTTTGGAGGTGGGTTCATCAGTTCGTGCAAGCAGGATTGCTTATAACAGATTGAATGGTTCTTTTTCGAATATTCAGCCCGAAAATATTGACTGGAAAAAAGCTCTTGAAGGCTGTACGTATTTTCATTGGACAGGCATTAGTCCCGGAATTTCCAAAACGGCTTATGAAACCTTAAAAGAGGGTTTGCAAACGGCTCGTGAATCAGGAATTGAAGTGACAACTGATCCTGCTTACCGTTCCAATCTTTGGAAATATGGTAAAAATGGAAACGAAGTTTTAAAAGAACTGGTTTCTTATTCCACCATTTTCATCGGAGGAGTAAATGAAATTAATGAGATTTTAGGAACTCAGTTTTCATCAGATAAAGAAGGCTTCTTGAAAGCTTGCCAAGAATTAAAACAACAATGTCCTTCCATTCATAAAATTTTCGATAAAATAAGAATCGGAGTTACGGCAAGCTCCCAGCAAACGCAGGGAAGAGCTTTTAGCAATGATACTTATTTTGAAACTGAACTTTTAGAAGTAAATCCTGTAGTTGACAGAATCGGGACAGGGGATGCTTTTGCAGCAGGATTAATCTATGGTTTAATCAATTTCGATGACGAAAAAGCATTGAATTTTGCTAACGCAGCTTGTGCAATAAAACATACCATTTTAGGTGACATTAATTACAGTAGTGTAGAGGATATTTTGGAAGTAATGCAGGGAAATTCGGGAGGAAGGATAAAAAGGTAGTTTGCTTCTGGCTATTTGCTTTTTGCAACTTGCTTATCATTCAAAACTAAACGTTATGGACTTGGTTAAGTGAAATGCTTTTGCGTTGAAAATAAAGACCTTGAGGTATAGTATACAAAGGATGGATTGAATTCCATCAAAAATTATTTTTAAACAAGATAATTAAACAAAATGACAAAAATTCAAACCGTTACCAACGCCATCATCAATCAGGGGATTTTACCTCTGTATTACAATGCTGATGAAACGGTAACTATAGAAATACTGAGATCACTTTACAAAGCCGGAATCCGTGCGGTGGAGTATACAAGCCGTGGGGAAGCTGCGTTACATAATTTCACCAAAATGGTAGAAGTTCGCAATGCAGAAATGCCAGAAATGCTTTTGGGAATAGGAACGATTAAAAATATTGCGCAAGCAGAAGAATATTATAAAGCAGGTGCAGATTTTTTCATCAGTCCGGGTTTTGTTGCCGAAGTAGCAGCATTTCTGATTCCAAAAGATATATTTTACAGTCCGGGTTGTATGACGCCGACTGAAATCATCACTGCGGAAGCTGCAGGAGTAACTTTCATTAAATTATTCCCTGGAAATGCTTTAGGGACAGGATTTATGAGTGCCATTAAAGATGTTTTTCCCAATCTGAAATTTATGCCGACTGGAGGAGTTGATACTACAAAGGAAAGCATTGAAAGCTGGTTCAAGGCAGGTGTTTCTGCTGTAGGAATGGGAAGTAAGCTGGTAAGCAAAGAGCTGATGCTTGCTAAAGATTATGTGACTATTGAAAATGAAACTAAAAAAGTGCTGGAAATTATTCAGACTTTAAAATAACAACTCAATTCAAAAGATTAATATGAGTTCAGTTAAATCTATTAAACCAACGAATTTCAGATGGACCATCTGCGTATTGCTGTTCATTGCAACAACCATTAATTATCTGGATCGTCAGGTTTTATCGTTAACATGGAAAGATTTTATCGCCCCGGAATTTCACTGGAATAATAACGACTACGGAAATATCACGGCTCTCTTCTCGATTTTTTATGCGATAGGAATGCTTTTCGCTGGAAAATTTGTGGATTGGATGGACACTAAGAAAGGTTTCCTTTGGGCGATCGGGATCTGGTCTATTGGTGCTGTTTTACACGCTTTTTGCGGAATTGCAACCTCAGGATTTCTTACCGGAAATTGGTTTGCGGGTTTTCACGGATCTAAAGAATTAATCGCAACGGTTTCCGATACGTCTGCCATCATCAGTACAAGTGTATCATTATTTATTTTTGCCCGTTTTGTGTTGGCCATTGGTGAAGCTGGAAATTTCCCTGCAGCGATTAAAACTACGGCAGAATATTTTCCTAAAAAAGATAGGGCATTATCAACCAGTATCTGGAACGCAGGAGCAACAGTCGGAGCGTTGGCTGCACCTATTACAATTCCTTTCATTGCAAAATCAATGGGATGGGAATGGGCTTTTATTATTATAGGAGCACTAGGATTTATATGGATGGGACTTTGGGTATTTTATTATAAAAAACCTCACGAGCATCATAAAGTTAACGAACATGAACTAACCTATATCCAGCAGGATCATGAAGAGATCCCGGCCGAAGAAAATGTGGTACCGGCTGAAGAAAGAAAGTTCTCTTTCAAAGAATGTTTCAGTCACAGACAGACTTGGGCATTTGCCTTTGGTAAATTTATGACAGATGGAGTCTGGTGGTTCTTTCTATTCTGGACTCCGGCCTATTTAAGTTCGGTTTATAAAATGGATTCCACACAAAGTGCATTCCCGCTATTCGTTCTTTACATGATCACCTTATTGTCAATCATCGGAGGGTGGCTTCCAAAATATTTTGTGGAAAAGAAGGGAATGAATGCCTATTCAGGAAGAATGAAAGCGATGTTAATCTTCGCGTTTTTCCCGCTATTGGCTTTATTAGCCCAGCCTTTAGGTTCAACAACGTACTGGATTCCGGTTTTAATTATCGGTATTGCAGGTGCAGCGCATCAGGCCTGGTCGGCAAACATTTTCTCCACAGTTGGCGATATGTTCCCGAAAAAAGCGATTGCAACCATTACAGGAATCGGAGGTATGGCAGGTGGAATTGGCTCATTTATTATCAATAAATCTTCAGGTGTACTATTCGACCACGCTCACAAAGCTTGGTCAACGGTAGATGGAATACCCTTACTGGAAAAATATCCGCAATACATCAACGAAAGATTACCTGATGGATTCTTCGAGCAATTGGAAAAATCAGGAGCAGTCGTTGTAGATGGAATTGATAAGGGGTATATGATTATTTTCTCAATCTGTGCCGTAGCATACCTTATTGCATGGAGTGTAATGAAAACATTGGTTCCAAAATATAAAGTGATTAAATAATTTTAAACCATTAAGAATATTTAAGGCGTTAAGAACTATTAAGAATTTGCAAGCAAATTAAAGGCACGAGCTTAAGAAATTTATTTCTCTAAAATCATCTTAATTCCTTAATAAAAATCTTAATGATTTAAATCAATATAGAAAGTAAATTGAATTAAAACTTTGTGGTCTTATTTAAGTGAAATCGAAGATTCGACGTAGGCCTTTGCGAACTTAAAAATACACATCAAATTTTAAAAAGAAATCTTAGCGTCCTTAGCGTTTAAAAACAACGCAACAATATTAGAAAAGATGGAAAATCAGATAAAACAAAAATTAAGTCGTGAATTAAACAATTCTCAGGAAAAGCTTCCCATCAAAATCGTACAGTTTGGTGGCGGAAATTTTATGAGAGGATTCACAGATTATGTGATTGATAAATTAAACAAAGAAGCGGGGTTCAATGCGGGAATTGTAAACGTACAGCCCACTCCAAATGGTTCGGTTCATAAACTGGAGGAGCAGGATAATTTATATACGCTTTTCACAAGAGGAATTAAAAAAGGAGAAATTATCGATGAAAAACAGGTGATTTCTGCCATACAGAAATCGATTAATCCTTATACAAACTATGATGAGTTTCTGGCACTGGCAAAAGAAGAAGAATTAGAATTTATCTTTTCCAATACAACAGAAACAGGAATTGCTTATGACGAAATTGAAAATAATTATCAAGGGCCACACAAAAATTTCCCTGCGAAATTAACGGTTTTATTGTACGAAAGATTTAAGCAATTCAACGGAGCTGCTGACAAAGGCTTAAGAATTATTCCTTGTGAACTTATTGAAGATAATGCATTTGTTCTAAGAGATATCACTATTAAATATGCACAGCTATGGAATTTAGGAGATGAATTTGTGCAATGGATTACACAAAATAATTATTTCCATAATACGCTGGTTGATAGAATTGTACCAGGTTATCCGAAAGACGATGTTGAATCTTATGAGAATCAGCTTGATTATGAAGACCAGATGATGGTTGTTTCTGAAACATTCCTGCTTTGGGTGATTCAGGATGCCGGTAATTTAAAGACAAGAATTCCTTTTGATCAGATTAACGAGCAGATTTTAGTGGTTGATGATATTCAGCCGTACCGATTAAGGAAAGTAAGAATTCTGAATGGAGGCCACACCTTAATGTTGGCTCCGGCAGTTTTATCAGGTAAAGAAACGGTAAAAGAATCCATCTATGATGCTTTTATAGGTAAATTTTTAAGTGAAACCATTTTCAATGAAGTTAATCCAACCTTAGGATTAGATATAAACGAATTGAAAGAGTTTGCGGAGGAAGTTTTTGACAGATTCAGAAATCCTTTCATCAAACATTATCAGGCAAGCATCGCTTTGTATTTTGTTTCAAAATTTAAAGTGAGAGTTCTTCCGAGCCTATTGGGATATATTGAAATTAATAAAAAATTACCGCTGAATTTAACGTTCTCTTTGGCGAGTTTAATCAGATTCTATCAGGGAAGTTTTGGTGAAAGATCCTTACCAATCAATGATGAAGAAGCTATTGTTGCTAAATTCAAAGAGATTTGGGCGAACGAAGATTACGAAAAGGTTGTGGAATTATCATTAAGTGAAACAACTTTTTGGGAAACAGACCTCACTAAG
Proteins encoded in this window:
- a CDS encoding gluconate 5-dehydrogenase; the encoded protein is MNLFDLSGKVAVVTGGTHGLGMAMAEGLAAAGAELAITSTTPSKLEEALNYYHSKGYKATGYIFDVTDELEAVQKVALMEATHGKIDILVNNAGIIKRIPAIEMEVEDFRKVIDVDLTGPFIMSKLVGKYMIKRKSGKIINICSMMSELGRDNVVAYASAKGGLKMLTKNLATEWAKHNIQVNGIGPGYFATSQTEPIRVDGHPFNEFIISRTPEGRWGNPEDLAGTAIFLASEASKFINGQIIYVDGGILATIGKPANE
- the uxaC gene encoding glucuronate isomerase; its protein translation is MKPFITDQFLLQNKYAEELYFNYAEKQPIIDYHNHLIPKDIAEDTVFENISKVWIAGDHYKWRAMRTMGVNEKFITGDASDKEKFEAWAKTVPYTLRNPLYHWTHLELKRYFGIDELLNGDNASEIYENISSQLQTPEKSTKGLLKMMNVESLCTTEDPTDILNYHQDLAKSDFSIKVSTAFRPDKAILIENHNFADYISKLGESAGIEINSYQTLCDALLKRIEYFHENGCRLCDHGLNNISFEEASDAEVEAIFNDKISGKVIAEKQVNQFKTAILLFLGEAYHKYGWVQQFHLGALRNNNERMHRILGPDTGWDSIGDFVQAETLSKLLNTLDGKDKLTKTILYNLNPADNEIFATMIGNFNDGSIKGKVQFGSGWWFLDQKDGMIKQMNALSNMGLISCFVGMLTDSRSFLSFPRHEYFRRVLCNLFGEEMKNGELPDDIEHIGKIISDICYHNAKNYFDF
- a CDS encoding sugar kinase, with the translated sequence MSNKIVTFGEVIMRLSPPGNRTMKQSHEMEFFFGGTELNVASSLATMGCNVRHISSVSDDFVGESALSFIKSFGIDTSFIGKNEHPLGLYFLEVGSSVRASRIAYNRLNGSFSNIQPENIDWKKALEGCTYFHWTGISPGISKTAYETLKEGLQTARESGIEVTTDPAYRSNLWKYGKNGNEVLKELVSYSTIFIGGVNEINEILGTQFSSDKEGFLKACQELKQQCPSIHKIFDKIRIGVTASSQQTQGRAFSNDTYFETELLEVNPVVDRIGTGDAFAAGLIYGLINFDDEKALNFANAACAIKHTILGDINYSSVEDILEVMQGNSGGRIKR
- a CDS encoding beta/alpha barrel domain-containing protein, which produces MTKIQTVTNAIINQGILPLYYNADETVTIEILRSLYKAGIRAVEYTSRGEAALHNFTKMVEVRNAEMPEMLLGIGTIKNIAQAEEYYKAGADFFISPGFVAEVAAFLIPKDIFYSPGCMTPTEIITAEAAGVTFIKLFPGNALGTGFMSAIKDVFPNLKFMPTGGVDTTKESIESWFKAGVSAVGMGSKLVSKELMLAKDYVTIENETKKVLEIIQTLK
- a CDS encoding MFS transporter, which codes for MSSVKSIKPTNFRWTICVLLFIATTINYLDRQVLSLTWKDFIAPEFHWNNNDYGNITALFSIFYAIGMLFAGKFVDWMDTKKGFLWAIGIWSIGAVLHAFCGIATSGFLTGNWFAGFHGSKELIATVSDTSAIISTSVSLFIFARFVLAIGEAGNFPAAIKTTAEYFPKKDRALSTSIWNAGATVGALAAPITIPFIAKSMGWEWAFIIIGALGFIWMGLWVFYYKKPHEHHKVNEHELTYIQQDHEEIPAEENVVPAEERKFSFKECFSHRQTWAFAFGKFMTDGVWWFFLFWTPAYLSSVYKMDSTQSAFPLFVLYMITLLSIIGGWLPKYFVEKKGMNAYSGRMKAMLIFAFFPLLALLAQPLGSTTYWIPVLIIGIAGAAHQAWSANIFSTVGDMFPKKAIATITGIGGMAGGIGSFIINKSSGVLFDHAHKAWSTVDGIPLLEKYPQYINERLPDGFFEQLEKSGAVVVDGIDKGYMIIFSICAVAYLIAWSVMKTLVPKYKVIK
- a CDS encoding tagaturonate reductase, with product MENQIKQKLSRELNNSQEKLPIKIVQFGGGNFMRGFTDYVIDKLNKEAGFNAGIVNVQPTPNGSVHKLEEQDNLYTLFTRGIKKGEIIDEKQVISAIQKSINPYTNYDEFLALAKEEELEFIFSNTTETGIAYDEIENNYQGPHKNFPAKLTVLLYERFKQFNGAADKGLRIIPCELIEDNAFVLRDITIKYAQLWNLGDEFVQWITQNNYFHNTLVDRIVPGYPKDDVESYENQLDYEDQMMVVSETFLLWVIQDAGNLKTRIPFDQINEQILVVDDIQPYRLRKVRILNGGHTLMLAPAVLSGKETVKESIYDAFIGKFLSETIFNEVNPTLGLDINELKEFAEEVFDRFRNPFIKHYQASIALYFVSKFKVRVLPSLLGYIEINKKLPLNLTFSLASLIRFYQGSFGERSLPINDEEAIVAKFKEIWANEDYEKVVELSLSETTFWETDLTKVEGLKDAVVKALWEIDRNGVETAYNNFIQFYS